In Rhododendron vialii isolate Sample 1 chromosome 9a, ASM3025357v1, the following are encoded in one genomic region:
- the LOC131301645 gene encoding F-box/kelch-repeat protein At3g23880-like: MSEFESLPIETVTDIFIRLPFESLMQCMCVCKSWHSLIADPFFINRHLINQQGCFTDNDNCCFLLQSNKGFGDKFGYSLRCCKTFAEQKQLKVPNTIEGWRYMIIASCNGLLCLLMRNQMRSGYSRVLLLWNPSIKKFKILPRPKFQAGSSDELAHGFAFIPRANDYKVVRLIHNKIEGSPKVEIYTLSTNSWRTWIGDGIGCVVTNRCRPVFINGAVHWIALNKCRSPICSSLIIAFNMEYEVFRVIPSPRYDLPHPISYPCGVLFVVSEKLAYFVKHVLEGRVSWDLWVLEDYGVAEFWTKLHTIRLHAIGRFLYPLQPLKKGEILFGGLRDKKLYSFDLKRQEIKEIDQEADGLPDVINYTESLVLLNEGIPDSSSAAMIELKEKEKEEVKDKKEEEEQRIITNAMDFLKCNWGLLVFCFGFTLLIWSSISH; encoded by the coding sequence ATGTCAGAGTTCGAGAGCTTGCCTATCGAAACTGTGACCGATATCTTCATAAGGCTCCCCTTCGAATCACTGATGCAATGCATGTGCGTCTGCAAATCATGGCACTCCCTAATTGCCGACCCTTTCTTCATCAACAGACATCTTATCAACCAGCAAGGTTGTTTTACCGATAATGACAATTGTTGTTTTCTCCTCCAGTCCAATAAAGGTTTTGGTGACAAATTTGGTTATTCTTTACGTTGTTGCAAAACATTTGCCGAGCAGAAGCAACTCAAAGTTCCCAATACCATCGAGGGATGGCGATACATGATCATTGCTTCTTGTAATGGCCTACTCTGCCTCCTTATGAGAAACCAAATGAGGTCGGGATATTCTCGTGTTCTTCTCTTATGGAATCCTTCAATCAAGAAATTCAAGATCCTCCCGAGGCCTAAATTCCAGGCTGGTTCCTCTGATGAACTAGCTCACGGGTTTGCGTTCATCCCTCGTGCTAACGATTACAAGGTTGTGCGACTTATTCACAACAAAATTGAAGGCTCTCCAAAAGTTGAGATTTACACTCTGAGCACAAACTCTTGGAGGACCTGGATTGGTGATGGCATTGGATGTGTCGTGACAAATCGTTGCCGCCCTGTGTTCATTAACGGAGCTGTCCATTGGATAGCACTCAATAAATGTAGAAGTCCAATTTGTTCAAGCTTGATAATTGCATTCAATATGGAGTATGAGGTTTTCAGAGTGATACCGAGCCCTAGATATGACCTTCCTCATCCCATCAGCTACCCGTGTGGAGTGCTTTTCGTTGTAAGCGAAAAACTTGCTTATTTTGTCAAGCACGTATTAGAGGGCCGTGTATCATGGGACTTGTGGGTGTTGGAGGACTATGGTGTTGCAGAGTTTTGGACTAAGTTGCATACCATAAGACTACATGCTATTGGGAGATTCTTATACCCTCTGCAGCCTCTAAAGAAGGGTGAAATTCTTTTTGGTGGGTTGAGAGATAAGAAATTGTACTCGTTTGACCTCAAAAGGCAAGAAATTAAGGAGATTGATCAAGAAGCGGATGGACTGCCTGATGTGATTAATTACACTGAGAGCCTTGTTTTGCTTAATGAAGGAATTCCTGATTCTTCTAGTGCTGCAATGATAGAAttgaaggagaaggagaaggaggaggtgaAGGataagaaggaggaggaggagcaaagGATCATTACAAATGCAATGGATTTCTTAAAGTGCAATTGGGGCTTGCTAGTGTTCTGCTTCGGATTCACATTGCTGATTTGGTCTTCCATTAGCCATTAG
- the LOC131301934 gene encoding uncharacterized protein LOC131301934 has product MALRNLQNLIHCTKYVRRRNMAVRKNLVLYHCSEESREGNLPSEWYEQTFPKLIELTHLLKNVDSVDGRLINIDDHSIVIEDSLQQSMHTFKSLARAFLGSPTVQQALTTQTAIPRLCFTKPYERGPMTISSLTKVCNFLNISAQQRKLIRLAICPQVTQHQIWTGTLEEILTGLKSEIKLLGHHTPNKGIYMGQQIVHSCLKFLDAAVTYDPNSTSWMRLSPSKVSGSPVSHKWENILEMFNDLMNCLRKEKEKLFHFPKLEVMKEGLLQIKDVVVDKNIRYRETRHQESLVQKKLTKTLGHSSRCLFTLLMFYLYGSVVDVEVDICGGIYENGGKDRFCLCMGKFLTSGEEKTVQSGVKQLDRALGLFKYVWETAGMKGDLELQGHLWCVGAEETSVAYRGNRFFIHGIRF; this is encoded by the coding sequence ATGGCATTAAGGAATTTGCAAAATCTCATTCATTGCACAAAATATGTTAGAAGACGAAACATGGCTGTGCGAAAAAACTTGGTGCTTTATCATTGCTCCGAAGAATCCCGTGAAGGGAACTTACCTTCTGAATGGTACGAGCAGACATTTCCAAAGCTAATAGAATTAACCCACTTGCTGAAAAATGTGGATTCAGTTGATGGAAGGCTCATAAACATCGACGACCATTCGATAGTAATTGAGGACTCTCTCCAACAAAGCATGCATACTTTCAAGTCACTAGCCAGGGCGTTTCTTGGCTCTCCAACAGTGCAACAAGCGTTAACAACCCAAACCGCTATACCTCGTCTTTGTTTCACTAAACCATATGAAAGAGGCCCCATGACTATAAGTTCCCTCACCAAAGTGTGCAACTTCTTGAATATATCAGCTCAGCAGAGGAAGTTAATCCGTTTGGCGATATGCCCACAAGTGACCCAGCACCAGATATGGACCGGCACCCTCGAAGAAATACTCACAGGGTTGAAATCGGAAATCAAACTTTTGGGTCATCATACTCCAAACAAAGGGATATATATGGGACAACAAATTGTTCATAGCTGTCTAAAGTTCTTAGATGCTGCTGTTACCTATGACCCCAACTCTACTTCTTGGATGCGCCTTTCACCTTCAAAAGTCAGTGGTTCACCAGTTTCCCATAAATGGGAAAATATTCTTGAGATGTTCAATGACCTAATGAATTGCTtgaggaaagaaaaggaaaagctttttcattTCCCAAAGCTCGAGGTGATGAAAGAAGGGCTTCTGCAGATTAAAGATGTGGTAGTAGATAAGAATATCAGATACAGGGAGACTCGACATCAAGAGAGTTTGGTTCAGAAGAAGCTAACAAAGACATTGGGTCACTCATCGCGATGCTTGTTCACGCTTCTAATGTTCTATCTCTACGGCAGCGTTGTAGATGTTGAAGTCGATATATGTGGGGGGATATATGAGAATGGTGGGAAGGATAGGTTTTGCTTGTGTATGGGGAAATTTTTGACGTCGGGTGAAGAGAAAACGGTTCAAAGTGGGGTGAAACAATTGGATAGGGCTCTAGGGCTATTCAAGTATGTGTGGGAAACTGCCGGTATGAAAGGAGATTTGGAGCTTCAAGGCCATTTGTGGTGTGTTGGAGCCGAGGAGACATCAGTTGCGTACAGAGGAAATAGGTTCTTCATTCATGGGATCAGATTCTGA